From Ptychodera flava strain L36383 chromosome 2, AS_Pfla_20210202, whole genome shotgun sequence, the proteins below share one genomic window:
- the LOC139115819 gene encoding nucleoporin Nup37-like isoform X1, giving the protein MFDKTKSGGITYTFDTPDTVTAVEFCPLEQFSQLIAYGDCLRVSLGICRFQDEDSEIDGFEFEHLRDFHHGTRVTTIAWSPETSLETLPRQVKFCTAGADSKLRLFSSDLKSEDTVTVMDGHTSYVNDVVFEPTEGQQIASVSDDHTCRVWDLDGLQRACFPLYSPGMSVCWHPDEPAKLMVAEKKGTIRFYDLITHQPIMSLDAGHVTLMSADICFLDPVRIGCIANGNWMMWDSTRSSLPQENRQAHNEGGRNFRWSRVSENLFATTGQNEVKVFHLGHSQVPVSSSLPVTAGGLCWHATLPVCAVGGDGKVHLWMTVI; this is encoded by the exons ATGTTCGATAAAACTAAAAGTGGAGGTATCACCTACACGTTCGACACGCCAGACACGGTAACAGCTGTTGAGTTTTGTCCACTCGAACAGTTTTCTCAGCTGATCGCATATGGAGATTGTTTGAGGGTGTCACTGGGGATATGTCGCTTTCAG GATGAAGACTCAGAGATTGATGGTTTTGAGTTTGAACATCTCAGAGATTTTCATCATGGAACAAGGGTAACAACAATAGCATGGAGCCCAGAAACTTCATTAGAAACTCTACCAAGACAAGTCAA ATTTTGTACAGCAGGAGCAGACAGTAAACTCAGATTGTTTTCATCAGATCTTAAAAGTGAAGACACTGTTACG GTAATGGATGGTCACACAAGTTATGTCAATGATGTTGTCTTTGAACCAACAGAAGGTCAACAAATTGCCAGTGTCAGTGATGATCACACTTGCCGAGTCTGGGACTTGGATGGACTCCAGAGGGCGTGCTTTCCTTTGTACTCACCTGGTATGTCTGTGTGTTGGCATCCAGATGAACCAGCCAAG CTAATGGTGGCTGAAAAGAAAGGCACAATCAGATTTTATGATCTCATAACCCACCAACCAATTATGTCACTAGATGCAGGTCATGTGACTTTGATGTCGGCTGATATCTGCTTCCTTGACCCAGTTCGTATTGGTTGTATTGCAAACGGTAATTGGATGATGTGGGATTCCACAAGGTCAAG CCTGCCACAGGAGAACAGACAAGCTCACAATGAGGGTGGTAGAAATTTCAGATGGTCACGAGTCAGTGAGAATCTGTTTGCCACAACAGGACAAAATGAGGTCAAAGTATTCCATCTAGGACACTCACAG GTACCTGTGTCAAGTTCATTACCAGTCACAGCAGGGGGTCTGTGCTGGCATGCCACTTTACCAGTTTGTGCTGTTGGTGGAGATGGGAAAGTACATCTATGGATGACAGTAATATGA
- the LOC139115840 gene encoding V-type proton ATPase subunit E-like has product MALSDADVQKQIKHMMAFIDQEANEKAEEIDAKAEEEFNIEKGRLVQQQRVKIMEYYEKKEKNLELQKKIQNSNLLNQARLRVLKAREDHVESLLEEARMRLGTVTKDTIKYSKLLEGLITQGLFQLLESVVVIQTRRQDTALVESVLPQCIEAYKKETKKSVDVSIDKENFLDSDISGGVVLLAQRGKIRVENTLESRLELISKQSKFQLLEPSQVKSSEGS; this is encoded by the exons ATGGCTTTGAGTGACGCAGATGTGCAGAAACAG aTCAAACATATGATGGCCTTCATTGACCAGGAAGCCAATGAAAAGGCTGAAGAAATCGACGcgaag GCAGAGGAAGAGTTCAATATAGAGAAAGGTCGCCTGGTCCAGCAACAACGTGTGAAGATCATGGAATACTATgagaagaaagagaaaaacctagagctacagaaaaaaat TCAAAATTCCAACTTATTGAACCAAGCCAGGTTACGAGTTCTGAAAGCTCGTGAGGATCACGTAGAATCTCTTTTGGAAGAGGCAAGGATGCGTCTTGGAACTGTCACGAAGGATACGATTAAATACAGCAAACTCCTTGAGGGTCTGATCACACAGGGATTGTTCCAACTGTTAGAATCTGTGGTGGTTATCCAAACTAGGAGACAGGACACTGCTTTGGTGGAG AGTGTACTGCCTCAGTGTATTGAAGCTTAcaagaaagaaacaaagaaatctGTTGATGTATCAATAGATAAAGAAAACTTCTTGGACAGTGATAT ATCTGGTGGTGTCGTGTTGCTTGCACAGCGTGGAAAGATCCGAGTTGAAAACACTCTAGAAAGCAGACTTGAACTTATCAGCAAACAG TCGAAATTCCAACTTCTTGAACCAAGCCAGGTTAAGAGTTCTGAAGGCTCGTGA